From Cercospora beticola chromosome 6, complete sequence, a single genomic window includes:
- a CDS encoding uncharacterized protein (MEROPS:MER0026262), which produces MWSPAYIAVALLALGFQSGATEFHAGFDDLVEDLLTKWHLPGLRIAVVRGGETKSKGYGYARLPDVRATPDTLWFTGSTTKAFVATAAGRLVQNDSVPDFKWSSRLSDLLPGEFVLSEEYQTLHTTLEDALSHRSGLPRHDTSYGWGDETPKDIVKRLRYLPLTSEPRTRFQYCNIMFATVGVMLERHTGLQLESLLHDWIWKPLGMKSTTFSVQQAIGSGDLAAGYYWDEDGETYIPEPYYDILPVAGAGATISSVNDYSLSIKALLESAKKLNHEAGPLTPELLQALWTPRSYVDLGFVNTSRIASSVNYALGWMVVQVDKYTVITHSGGLPGFGTQVFLVPELDFGFTSMGNEVGRATVVGAQLFLLLLKEIRDEIVIEEHFGLQKVLEQVRPLFGPPMHSGSRTKQAGVKADSTTLPLPGDIGAYLGLYSHPAYGPINISLAENSSTIPLTNIMNSQLPLTGRSATPQLLVTPTPRVFSTSFVLTHTSTTFFDAQGYWIHGPTPGNDQVTCGNGQQSADTSGTNRNLKCKDEAVWQKAWPGKAVFEYSPDGKVATLGIEIEEEQIRVAGETGNWRDGMIWFAKVSE; this is translated from the exons ATGTGGTCTCCAGCGTACATTGCAGTGGCTCTGTTGGCACTTGGCTTCCAATCTGGCGCGACAGAGTTCCATGCCGGATTTGACGATCTGGTGGAAGACCTATTGACGAAATGGCACCTTCCGGGACTCAGAATTGCTGTCGTGCGAGGTGGTGAAACCAAAAGTAAG GGCTATGGCTACGCCAGACTTCCCGATGTACGCGCGACTCCGGACACTCTCTGGTTCACCGGCAGTACGACCAAAGCTTTCGTGGCGACGGCAGCCGGCCGACTTGTCCAGAACGACAGTGTGCCTGATTTCAAATGGTCCTCCCGACTGTCTGATCTGCTACCTGGAGAATTCGTTCTCTCTGAGGAATACCAGACTCTTCATACGACGCTAGAAGATGCCTTATCACACCGTTCTGGCCTGCCAAGGCACGACACGTCTTATGGATGGGGCGATGAAACTCCCAAAGATATTGTTAAACGACTACGCTACTTGCCCCTTACCAGCGAGCCTCGCACAAGGTTTCAGTACTGCAACATCATGTTCGCGACAGTTGGTGTAATGCTTGAACGCCACACGGGTCTGCAGCTGGAGAGCTTGCTGCATGACTGGATCTGGAAGCCCCTGGGCATGAAGTCGACAACATTCTCTGTACAACAAGCAATCGGCTCTGGGGACCTCGCGGCTGGCTACTACTGGGATGAAGACGGTGAGACGTATATTCCCGAGCCATACTATGATATCTTGCCCGTCGCCGGAGCAGGTGCTACTATCTCCTCGGTGAACGATTATAGTCTATCGATCAAGGCTCTGCTTGAATCTGCGAAAAAGCTGAATCACGAGGCCGGCCCTCTCACACCTGAACTCTTGCAGGCCCTATGGACACCGCGCAGCTATGTTGACCTTGGTTTCGTCAATACCAGCCGCATCGCGTCTTCGGTCAATTACGCTCTGGGATGGATGGTAGTCCAGGTCGACAAATACACTGTTATTACGCACAGTGGCGGCCTGCCTGGATTCGGAACTCAAGTGTTTCTGGTGCCTGAGCTGGATTTCGGCTTCACTTCTATGGGGAACGAGGTGGGTCGGGCCACAGTCGTTGGCGCTCAGCTGTTCCTTCTCCTGTTGAAAGAAATCAGAGATGAGATCGTAATTGAGGAACATTTCGGACTGCAAAAAGTTCTTGAGCAAGTGCGACCATTGTTCGGACCGCCAATGCATTCTGGCTCGAGGACGAAGCAGGCTGGCGTTAAAGCAGACAGCACCACTCTACCATTGCCGGGCGACATTGGAGCCTATCTGGGGCTTTATTCCCACCCAGCATACGGACCCATAAACATCAGTCTAGCTGAGAACTCGTCCACCATCCCACTAACCAACATCATGAACTCACAATTGCCCCTCACAGGCCGGTCTGCAACTCCACAGCTCCTCGTCACTCCCACACCTCGTGTCTTTTCAACATCATTCGTGCTCACGCATACCTCTACCACATTCTTCGATGCTCAAGGCTACTGGATCCACGGCCCTACTCCGGGCAATGATCAAGTCACTTGTGGAAATGGACAGCAATCAGCTGACACCTCTGGTACGAACCGCAATCTCAAATGTAAAGACGAAGCGGTCTGGCAGAAAGCATGGCCAGGTAAGGCGGTGTTCGAGTACAGCCCAGATGGTAAGGTTGCAACTCTGGGCATCGAAATAGAAGAGGAACAAATTCGCGTCGCTGGAGAGACTGGCAATTGGAGGGATGGAATGATCTGGTTTGCCAAAGTGTCAGAGTAA